The DNA sequence CCTTATAATTGAGCCATTATTACCACCTAAAAGTTGCCCTAATTCTtaataatatcattttcaatcttttaatctctctctctctctatctctgtctGGCATGCAAAAACTCATGCATAAGGCAGAAGAGAGAGCACTCTAGGTCATGAATGTAAGAATTGCTTATTCGCATGCATTTTGTCTAGCAAAATGTATCATCTGAAATCGACTCCTCCTCCTTTATGAAAGAGAATTGAGCCTTCAGAGATTTATAGCACGCAAcagcaagaaaaaaagaaatatcggAATAGTGTCTCATAGTACCGATCGAGATAAATATCTCTGTTCATTCCCGCAGAGTTATTTTGCTTCATACTTGTTATTTCGGGACAGTTCATAGTTCTTGCCGTTGTAAGGAAACCGCTACTGGCATCATTCGATTCTAGACCGATGAAATGTTATAGACGATCCTTCTGGGAACTTTGATATTATTCCTTTGTTTGTGGGCTATGCATGCTTCATCTCTTTCACTGGCTATCGTTTTCTGTGTTTTATCATTTGCAGAACACAGAATCGTGTTTCCATTAcctttgctgattttttttttatcttggctAAACCTTTGAAACAGTCAGTTACATTCGCATCTCATGAACTCCACGACATCCTCGACATACCcttgaatttgaaagaaaagtaATATTAAGTTACAATGCATTAATGATTGGAAGTGTGGCACAGTGATAGTAGCAAACTATAAGCTTAAAACTCCAAATGTCATGTCGGTATATGGTGACATCCGATAGTGGAACTCGGTGAATTATTGTGACTTCGATCGCTTTCCCCCATCTGTGGACCTAATGCAGCTAGAAAATGATATCAGTTGGGCAGGATTGTGAGTGAAAGTGTAGTCAATCACAGAAATTCCATATACACCAGAATCGAGCGAACCCATTTAGATCATGTCGACTTATTTAAACCATAAACTAAGACTCCTTTTGTTCATGGAGTTCCGACCATGATCAGTGGGGATCGTACACAATAATCTCGATGTTACATAGGTGACTTGTTCACTAGGAACTTGGCCGACATTTCACAGAAACTTTCTTGATTGCTAGTGTTGTTTGACATCTTTCTCTTTTGCCATTAAGAAACGTTTTGAGGCGGAAAACAATAAAGATTGTAGCCTTTAATCACCACTTCTTGTCTCCAAAGTGCGATTATCGTCCACATCGGTTAGATTATGCGAATCAAAAGGGACAAATCTGAGGCCTTGGATGGAGATTATGATAATGTTGGATATGAAACGATGCTGCTGAACATGCAGAAGTACGACAAGGCAAACCGAAGATGGGATAGGTTAGAAAATTTGGGAAAGGACGTTGAGTGGGAATGTCACAAAAGGCACTAGAAAAAAACTAGGGTTTTAGAGTGTGTGCGCACGCCCTAATAATTGAACAATTATTACCTTAAAAAGTTGCCATGAGAACCCTAATaatggttggcggtggtcgtcgCCCTCCTTGACCTTTAGACGCCTACAAGCATAGTTTCAATTCGAGGATTTTAAGGATATCATTTTCACCATTAGTTGTAAGAATTCAAGGTTCTTGAAGCTTGTTTATTTGTATTAGAGTAGTATAGTTTGTCTAACTTAGGTTTTGCATTCATCCAAAGAGTTAAATTGAAGAGTAGACAAGGACACGATATCAATATCAGATTAGCTTTGCTAAGGTGATGGCGAATCGGAGAAAGTGAATTGGTAGTGGTTGACATGGAGATAGATGTCGAATCATCATGGTTGTGGGGGAAACTGAGGTTGTGGTAGCGGTCTCAGTGGCTGGTGAAGATGGAGGGGATGTGGATGAGCAACGGAGGGAAAGTATCAAAAAATACCTAAACTTAGtgtatatttgtgccaattcaatctattcgatcaattttgatcagaaattgctaATACAATGCCGGTCATCCTACGTAACAAAACCGGCGAGAGTTCCTAGCCAAAATGgagggagaaaaataaaaaaagaaaaagaaaaaacaaagaattacaaaaaaaaaaatcttattaaaAAATGGTAACATCGGTACTGGTCATGTCACGTAAGATGGACAGCATAAACGTTagtaatttctagccaaaattagccggatggattgaattagcacaaatacaaaatgattAGAACTAACTTAgtctaattaaaagatttgggattgaattggtgCCATTGTAATAATCTTATATCTTTCTTGGTACTTTCACCAGCAACAGAAGACATGGTGCGGTGACAGTGGTCTGGTGGAGGCGCCTATTGTGGAGGCGGCACATAAAACATTTGGAGCGGTGGTGGTTGGGAAAGGTGTTATGCGTTCGGGCGCAGTGACATGCTAACGTGAACGATGATCAAAGTGATAACCATGCGTCAAGTCTTTGTTCTTTTAACTCGTGGTGGAACCAAAGTATTTCGGATCACGATTGAACGCCAAAATCAGTAGCTTCATACATGATAAGACCAATATAACCAAAACTACCCGGTCGACGcaccaagttttcaaaaacaCACTAAATATGGCCACTTCTTGCCTTTCTTAGGACTCTCCTTCATGTCTTAAAAAGTATGTTTGAGTGCCAATCGAATGGCTTCGTTGATGCCGTTGCAAGTACAGTACTCAATTCCAAAGTGGTCCAAAGGGAATATTGAGTTTCAAGGAAAGAGGAAGATTCGTTTGGGCGGATGGAGGTGCCTATTTCCAGATTGTGTGAAGGTTGGTCGTGCAGGGACCACCACCGTCTCGACCGGGTTAGACATGATATTGatattgtaatttgatttgGTGAGCAAACATGAAATGCAGCTTCCAAATGATGACAAAACAAGGCACAGTTCTAAGTAAATCTCTTCCTTTACCTAACTCGAGTGTCTACAACTAGGTCCCGGCAAACGTCTCAGAAAGCATGTCCACATGATTTTACTGATGTGAAGCTCGACCATAGTAGTAAGATTGATATTCTCGCTTGGTGCAAACTTCGAGTATCGCAAGGCACTTGTATTACAAGCAGTTCTCTGTTGGAAGACGCGTTAAATCTAAAGAGTCTCCATCGGCAGATGACGGATACAAAAAGCTAATCTCATCAAAATGTTGCCTCTatgattatttttaatcttACCGTAAGTTTCCATGCTGAAATAATGCAGACACTGATACAGGAGCTTGATACGACAGACAATGACCAGGCTTGTGGCCATAAAAGGGGCATCACAAGAGACGCACTCATCAAACAAAGCACCACAGGAACTCCGTCTCCTGTCCTACCAATAGTTTTAGACCTGATACAATCTGACGGAAAACAGGAATGCATGAACTCATAGAGAGAAGATACGCGCTCTTATGTTAGCCCCTCGTGCCCACTACAATTGGCAAGTCCACAAACCTGACTGTTAGCCTCAGTTCGAGATATACATTCGCCTGATAGAAAATCCAACTCCAAGAAATCAAGGAATGTCACCGCATTACAGACTCTTTAACAAAAGATCGTCCACCTGAGCTGCAAGAGCACAGAAATTTGCAATGTCACAACTTGCTTCGAATAGGACGACATATAGTTAGATTGGGTCAATGAGCCCTCTTCTCATGTACCTATTAAGGTGAATGAAACAGAAACGTCACACTACTTACGTGTATTCAAGGTGAATATTCATGAACCGACGATTTTCTCTGCTTTGGGTCAATGTTAAAGAACCATCAATGAGTTGGTCTTGCTCAAGGTCTATTGGGTCGTAGAAGAATACCATAGTCTGCAAAACTCGCATCAAACAAATGTTAAAAGTGTCTATAGAGCATCCATCCTGAAAGCACATTGTGTGGGACATTCctaaagttttcatcaaaattccatGCAATAAACTCATTGAGCAAAATTAGGAGAAAAACATCGCCCCCACCAGATCAGGTAACCTTTGGTAATGACCAATTGTTATCTCATTCTAATGAAGTCTATCATATGACATCTTTTTGGAAGTTGCGATTACTCGGTCTGTAGTAAACAACAAAGAAGGAAGCTTTAAGCAAGTTCTGGAGCTTGGATAAATGGATGGTTCTCTTATCCCAATAGGGCTAAATCAAAGTTCAAGTCCTTATGTCTTACTGTGTCAATGGACAAGCTAGCGAGAATATTTAGGATAACATTTATCGATGTAACCCTTTTTTCTCTAATGAGACACCAAAAGATGCCACCCCATCCTGcccagaaaatattttaaaaaaaaagaaacaaagctCACAATACAGAATCCACAAGGTCAATCCAATCATTAACATCCAAAAGTAATAATTACTGTTAAACAAGTTTTCCTAAAAGTTCACGCTATAAAGAAAGGGAACCCCTAATGTATCTCTAGAGACAAGTATACTAGTTCCACATATGTCCTCCATGTAAACCATATGTACATGCAAAGAGAATTTATAGAGAAGTAACAGAAAAACAATAATGCGAAAAAGAATCAATCACATTAAAAACCCACTAACTGAGAAAAGGATAAACCTACAAATACCTGCTGCCAATGTGTTGGCGGGTCCTCTGGTGCAGTAGAAAGCACTAATGCTTCACTCGGATTAGCTCGTTTTTTCCTCTGACTGACATCTGCGGACTGATTGTTTGAGGACTCTATAAATGACGATGAGACGTGATTATTGGCGGGAGATATTGCAGGCCCATTAAATTCAACATCAAACCAAAATGCGAACCCATGCAATGGAGCTGATGACCAAGGACAAATAGAAATTCTCAGTTAGAATATTACAGATGATATCACAAGATGAAGCTAAGTAGCCAAAAGCGATATTAGGATTAGATTGCGCGCAAGCGCACTACCCACACTCGCGCCGCACACACACAGAGTACTTGCTAAGTCTAGACAACTAGAACAAGATAGTAATTGCTGTAATTTCAGACAAAAACCATAACATGCTCAATGTACGTTTCAGCACAGAAATGAAAGAAGACCtagacattttaaaattttcctgaAGGAAATCTGACTCTGAGAATTCTCAGTTTAGGTCACAAGAAAGGCAAGAAAGCGCATATATAAAACATCAAGTAATATATAACAATTGGGCGGGGGGAAAGAGAGGAGGCATACCTCGCATCATCGACTTGAACTTATATCTTGTCGTGACTGACTCTAGTTCACCAAGTGTAACAGTGTAGCAGTCCACGTGCTTTACCTGCAATATCAAAACTAGCTAGCTAGTATCTTCTAAAAAGAGGACATGTCAAAAGCTCGGTACACACCAGCTGTGCTACACAATAGTGTAGCAGATAAATGTGGGTCATCAGAGTACCTTCAATCCTTTAGAGAATGCAAATTTACCTTTTGACAATATACCATTCTAAGAAATCTGAGACTAGTAACAACGGACGCAGCCTAGCAGTAAAATCAGAGTAGATTCCCTATTTTGCATACGATTTTCTCCGTTAAGTAGTCAACAAATCAGCGGGCATCATTCATCAGAACAAAAGGCCAGATGATGTCAGTTTATCATTCATCAGAACAAAAGGCCAGATGATGTCAGTTTAATTAGGCTATGTCTTACTTCACTATAGGCCTACGTCCCAATTTCATTACCTATGCTCTCCAATCCAACATAACGGTCTACTGATACAAACCAAACATCATCAAGAACCCCTAaaaggaaggtgaagaagtggcAAATCTACAAAAGAAAAGCctacagaaaaggaaaaaaaaaaaaagaacatgtgtGCTACCAATAGCATTGATGCAATTCCCGGCTGCAAGATAAATTTAAGGATAAGCTGAACTCTTTTAATACTACATGTTGACTTGATAACGAGAAAACCTAAATCCGAACCAATTAGAATTGTAATCCGAATGACAAAGCTAAATATAAATGTGTTCGCAATCTAGAGTAAGTATATTCTAGCACACTTTTGTCCATattgaaacattaaaaaaatctcaaatgcaCGAACATGATATGCAACTCAGAGAAGAAGTCATTCTCATCGGATAGATGTGCTATCAGAAGCGTTCAACTTATAAGTAAaattgaaggaagaaaaattatgCATAAAACATCCAATTATACCCGAAGTGTAACAATCTGAAAAGGATCTTGCTTGCTTGGACACAGAGAAATTAAGAACCACGGACAAAATTTTACTTAACCATATCAACTCTCAGTAAAAAGTTACAATGCTTTCTTTAATCATGGGTGGAAAGTCCATGGGATACTGGATTAAtgtttgaaagagagagagaatgcggGTGAGTAACAGCAAGCAAGCCATTAGTTAAGGAGATTAAGAGTGTGACTGGAATGTACGAATACTGAAATAACAGCAAACTTCTAGATGCAACTCAGTTTAATTCTTTTTTAGTACAGGAATTAAACAAATCTCATGGTGATGATGCAAAAGCTAAAAGTGAGAGCTACAGGGGACAGGCAGCAGGTTCTCCTGTAATACAACAGAAAGAAGCGTGTAACATTTAATTAGCTCCGGAGTCTTACCACATGTGGCCATGTCAAAACATTTTCACCAGATATTGTCTCTATACAAGGCTCTTCAAAGGCACATTGTTTTGCTAAAGGCAACATAGCAGACACTGCAACCACAACAAGAGAACTATCATGGTTGAATTCTGGACCAGCAGTAAATATCATTATTTGCAACTATTAAAACAAAGTCATTGGTATTAATATTCAAACCATATAAAGCACAATATAAAAAGCTATGGTCATGCAATTAGCCTGGAATAAGCTCAGTTGTAGATGAAGTTGGACTAACAGCAGCTCACAAATGCAATTAACCCAACCAGAACACTGACCCCATTCACCTTGCATTAATTTCAACTGTGAATGCTGAATAACTAACTAACATAGACAAATAGAAGGATAAGAATTACGATTTGGCATAACCATTCAGAGTAAAGACAGGTGCAGTTCACGACAAGTGCAAGTTGTGCAATGACATCTTACAATAGAACCATTTGCAATTGCAACATGGACACTTTCACCTAATACCCAAATTCCCAAATTTGCATAAGAAACTAAGAAAAGATCtaataaaaaaccctaaacaatAATGACAAATTGCCcctcccccccacccccaatcttttttcaatcttttttacCATCCTCCTTTATAATTAAGGTCCAACAAAGAAGTACCAATTTTTGAACTCATTGAAATCAGAAAGCTGTATAATCCACATCAATAGTACTCACTATCAATCCCGTACACATTGCGCCAGAAATCAATGCTGTCACTATACCGGTCGCTATGTGTGACAGGGGCCATATACAACTGCAGTGACATAAACCAAAAATCAGCATCAATAGGACATACACTTCTATATCGAGTAAAGCAGAGGCATTTTCAACTGATCACTTCAGTATATGTTCAGGAGGAATATGGAGGGAGCAAAGGCTTAAACTCTCTTCAATAAGTAAAAGAACCCAATTTTTCAGAGTAAGAAACACCAACATGCACCAACCCACACAACAGGACCAAATAAAGAAGGCCTGAGATGCCATGAGCTTATAAAGACTAATTGAATTGTCAACTGAATGAGAATCTAGAGATACTCCGTATAGGACAAGAGTGGGATATTCAGATGTGTTTTAGCTCAGAGCTTCATTAACTTAGGACAATCAAAAGTGGCATGGGTGACAGCTTGGGCCTGGCAAGAGATCAAAGTAGAAATAGAAGCCAATGACCATCAAAAGTTTCCCCTTCGATGTTCAGTTATGCTGGCCAAGAGAAGCAAGACCATACCTAATTGACATCATCGAACCATAGCTATTTAAATGagcttcatttttgttttggaacTCCTTTTTCTACACAGGGTTAACAGGCAAGATACAGCTAAATGGAACTTAACATATAAATATTGTAAGAAGGCCTCTGCAGGAGGCGCGCGtgcgcaagagagagagagagagaattaccGTCGCATTTGAAGGAAGGATCAAGCCTCCAGGTTTCAGCCAGCGATCTCTTGCAGTTATGACGCTGCCCAACATACTCTGCGATGACATCCTCAAAGAAGTAAGATAGCAAATGAAACGATTGCCTTAACATAGAGAACATTACTTATAGCATAAATTCATGCCTAAGATAAATGTAAAGGTTATATGATTGATAAGATCTAGCGACAAAATTTCCACCATGTACTAGTTCAATATTACAAGGAAAAAGCCACACCTCATAAAGAAGCATGTATCCCATCCACTCCGAGATTATCACATCAACCTCCTCATCAATTTCAACATCCTGCAGATATCACAATCAGCGCAACAAACTTTCACAAAGTTTCATAGAAGTTAAACTTTATTGTCAGGCATATCAAATGTGAGGACAGTAATTTGGTGCCAACAAGTATTGACAAACTCAATAATATGCCAATCCCCAGAgtttttgcttttatttctgCAAGTACACTGTCCACATCCAAAAGCAAGTTAAATATTAATCTCAAGCTGTTTTGACATGACTAAATTGTTTAATTTTCTTGATTCACCAATGCAGCAACTATGGCCAGCAAAATTCCACCTCCCCTAACCTGACTCTTCCATTTAAAGCTATCTTCTAActatttcccttctcttttttgaaGTGAAAAGATTGAAATGGGGCACCAGCATAGCTATTCCATACTCTACCACAGAATGTTCGGATTGTGGGTCTGCCGAGTCCGACATTGCATTGTCCCCACCAGACCACGGCACATCAGAGCCGCATAACCTCCAGAGAGGTCTTCCTATTATGGGCCGGGCCGTCACCATGACCCCACTGAAGTGCCAACTAGACATAAGCCCCCTTCAACATGAGTGGGCTGAAAATTCAATTCCTGGACTCTCAGGATTTAAATCTATGACCACCTAATGTTTTAGTCCAACGAGATCGACCGACTAACTGGAGCAAACTTTAAGTAATAGAGAATGTAAGACTGAAACAAAAATTCCACTCCATCATGAGATAGCACACTTCGGTACAGTCTATTTTCATATGTCCACGCCAATGCTCCATAAAGGTAAAAAGTTGCCAATATATCAAATGCCAAGTTGGAGGAAATAAGATAGACAAGCccagcaaaaagaaaatactcAAGAATTGCCTCATCTGATGAAGTTTACCTCAACTCGTCCATGTAATACTATGACTGTGTCAGACAAATTATTTGCTTTTACGACTTCATTGGCCTGCATAATAGAAAAACATGAAAGCAATCTAGATCACCACAATTCAGTTATCAGTTGATGATTCATTTATTACATCCAATAATGCTTGCTGTTTGCTATAAAATGTCTATGAGAAGATATGAGAAAATTTATCATCCCATCTCAAAGACTCCCACTGAAACAGCCTCTTTTTGTAGAACCAACTTAGGAGGACCTAGCTACCGATAAGCTAAAACGAAAGAGTAATTTATGCAAGAATCTGTTTGTTCCAAGGAAACTATTTTCTGGTGGAACAGAACTTCCCCAGGACCTTTCAAACTTTTTGATATACATAACAAAATTATCTTAGAATAAATTGAGAGAGTAAATCAAAGAGGGAAGAAGGACCTACAGACTTTTTTTAAACACAAGAATTTTACACAGTGAATGATTGTAAATAACaccaaaaagacaagaaaactACAGGGAATAGGAAACTGGGCAAAACTGTGCTAGAGTACCTGCACCGCAATGTCACTTGCATCCACTGCATAAACCTGTTATAGAAGAAACATAGCGAATGATTATGACCATCATACAGCATCATGAGGTCAATCCTCATAGTTGTGAAGTACccaaaagaaaagttgaaagaggaaacaaaacaacaaaggaaaaatggaaacttTTAAATGATAAATTGGTATATGCTCGCCTTAAGCTATGTTAAacggacacgacacgacacgccacgccgacacgtgaattctaaaaaaaatagagaatttcgacacgttgtatattatataatatattcttatatatataaaataaattattatttttaagatttgaataataataataatatcattataaagaacagaaataaaaatttctgacCTCTCCCTGCTCtaactttttttcctcctctcaaaactctttcttttccctcttcttatCTTGACTTAGTCAACTCTTACCTCCCCCAAAATCTGCTCTCTTGTGCATGTGTGTGGGCAGAAATGGCGTGTGCAGGTGAGTGACAGGTAGGCGGTGAGTGGACGTGTGAGAAAGAGTGGATGTGTGTACATCCCccaactttttttcctttcccccattctctctcctcttttctccaTTCCCAGAACCTTCTCTCTCATGGAAGTCTCGCCATGTCTACTGCAACCCCCTTTTCTATCTCATCCCCATAACACCCACTCccaccaatctctctctctctctccctcatgaCTCAACATCATCGGCAACAGCAACATGCGATCTCCGCCTCTGCCGCACCACCGCTGCCCTCGCAACAATGACGCCGTGCCGtcgcaccaccaccaccggctGTACCAGTCGACAATGTCCGTGCAGAAGCTACGCCAGTTCAACTGGCTGATCCTGGTGTTGTGGCTCACCGCCTTCTACTTCATCCCATTAACACCCACTCCCACTTTCTTCTTACCTCTTGTGTCTctgtaatctctctctttctttgactCACCTTACCCCCAAACACGCGAATCCCTCCCGTGTCCGTTCGGTTGACCGAGTGTTGAATTTCAGatacgcgttgaccgcgtgtcggacacgtgttgCGGCTCGCCGCCTTCTACTTCATCCCATTAACACCCACTCCCACTTTCTTCTTACCTCTCGTGTATccgtaatctctctctctctttgactcACCTTACCCCCGAACATGCGAGTCCCTC is a window from the Rhodamnia argentea isolate NSW1041297 chromosome 8, ASM2092103v1, whole genome shotgun sequence genome containing:
- the LOC115735562 gene encoding probable protein arginine N-methyltransferase 6 isoform X2; this encodes MFSDSGCSNGYYHHQEGGAFPEHNSPRSPHRGRGRRRGRRGRSHDPSDAPAFGASRVADAERREEQKPPPCTDFDMAYFHSYAHLGIHEEMIKDRVRTDTYRAAIMRHQSSIAGKVVVDVGCGTGILSIFCAQAGAKRVYAVDASDIAVQANEVVKANNLSDTVIVLHGRVEDVEIDEEVDVIISEWMGYMLLYESMLGSVITARDRWLKPGGLILPSNATLYMAPVTHSDRYSDSIDFWRNVYGIDMSAMLPLAKQCAFEEPCIETISGENVLTWPHVVKHVDCYTVTLGELESVTTRYKFKSMMRESSNNQSADVSQRKKRANPSEALVLSTAPEDPPTHWQQTMVFFYDPIDLEQDQLIDGSLTLTQSRENRRFMNIHLEYTSGGRSFVKESVMR
- the LOC115735562 gene encoding probable protein arginine N-methyltransferase 6 isoform X1, encoding MFSDSGCSNGYYHHQEGGAFPEHNSPRSPHRGRGRRRGRRGRSHDPSDAPAFGASRVADAERREEQKPPPCTDFDMAYFHSYAHLGIHEEMIKDRVRTDTYRAAIMRHQSSIAGKVVVDVGCGTGILSIFCAQAGAKRVYAVDASDIAVQANEVVKANNLSDTVIVLHGRVEDVEIDEEVDVIISEWMGYMLLYESMLGSVITARDRWLKPGGLILPSNATLYMAPVTHSDRYSDSIDFWRNVYGIDMSAMLPLAKQCAFEEPCIETISGENVLTWPHVVKHVDCYTVTLGELESVTTRYKFKSMMRAPLHGFAFWFDVEFNGPAISPANNHVSSSFIESSNNQSADVSQRKKRANPSEALVLSTAPEDPPTHWQQTMVFFYDPIDLEQDQLIDGSLTLTQSRENRRFMNIHLEYTSGGRSFVKESVMR